A genomic stretch from Parus major isolate Abel chromosome 28, Parus_major1.1, whole genome shotgun sequence includes:
- the S1PR4 gene encoding sphingosine 1-phosphate receptor 4: MDAPVLSWLVNRSLLLPLGSAQHPELRLDLLGTKASCLQLAATRNVNIILQHYNFSGKLTNRQSGDEGMGLVRTAFAIISCAIILENLLVLLAVLRCLRARRWVYSCIASITVSDLLAGIAYLCNLCLSGSKTFQLSPPLWFLREGILFIALAASTFSLLVTAIERYGAMVRPIAENEASKTLRLRGLIVSCWLLALVIGLLPLLGWNCLCDFQACSVLLPLYSKNYILFSVVMFSIILLGIIGLYISIFHLVQASSRQSSSRHGRKRSLRLLKTVLMILGAFILCWSPLFVLLLSDVFCDTGACSHLHGLDWTLALALLNSGVNPIIYSLRSVEVRRAVGSLLCCCCVRAGLCEPGSCLVISDINSGSSTESSLRYRDSFRSSVAWNARPRAPLSSNSSMMSNLPSL, from the coding sequence ATGGATGCTCCAGTGCTGAGCTGGCTGGTGAATcgctccctcctccttcccctgggctctgctcaaCATCCCGAGCTCAGACTCGACCTGCTGGGCACAAAagcctcctgcctgcagctggctgcCACGAGGAACGTGAACATCATCCTGCAGCACTACAACTTCTCAGGCAAGCTCACCAACAGGCAGTCTGGGGACGAGGGCATGGGGCTCGTCCGCACCGCCTTCGCCATCATCAGCTGCGCCATCATCCTGGAGaacctgctggtgctgctggccgTGCTGCGCTGCCTGCGCGCCCGGCGCTGGGTCTACTCCTGCATCGCCAGCATCACCGTCAGCGACCTGCTGGCAGGGATCGCCTACCTCTGCAACCTCTGCCTCTCGGGCAGCAAGACCTTCCAGCTGTCCCCTCCGCTCTGGTTCCTGCGGGAGGGCATCCTCTTCATCGCCCTGGCTGCCTCCACCTTCAGCCTGCTGGTGACGGCCATCGAGCGCTACGGCGCCATGGTGAGGCCGATCGCTGAGAACGAGGCCAGCAAGACCCTGCGCCTGCGGGGCCTCATCgtgtcctgctggctgctggccctCGTCATCGGGCTGCTCCCGCTGCTGGGCTGGAACTGCCTCTGTGATTTCCAGGCCTGCTCCGTGCTCCTGCCTCTCTACTCCAAGAACTACATCCTCTTCTCCGTAGTCATGTTCAGCATCATCCTCCTGGGCATCATCGGCCTCTACATCTCCATCTTCCATCTGGTGCAGGCCAGTTCCAGGCAAAGCAGCTCCCGGCACGGCCGCAAGCGCTCCCTGCGCCTGCTGAAGACGGTGCTGATGATCCTGGGGGCCTTCATCCTCTGCTGGAGTCCcctctttgtgctgctgctctctgatgTCTTTTGTGACACCGGGGCCTGCAGCCACCTGCACGGCCTGGACTGGACCCTGGCTCTGGCCCTGCTGAACTCGGGAGTCAATCCCATCATTTATTCCCTGCGGAGCGTGGAGGTTCGCCGTGCCGTGGGgagcctgctgtgctgctgctgtgtcagggctgggctctgtgagcctggcagctgcctggTCATCTCAGACATCAATTCTGGCTCCTCCACCGAGAGTTCCCTGCGCTACCGGGACAGCTTCCGCAGCTCCGTGGCCTGGAACGCTCGGCCCAGGGCGCCTCTCTCCAGCAACTCCAGCATGATGAGCAATCTCCCCAGCCTGTGA
- the LOC107215418 gene encoding mast cell protease 1A-like yields the protein MPLPALLLLLCCPWASARALRDQIVGGHEARPHSHPYMAYLKIAGLGACGGFLVAPDWVMSAAHCMGNITVILGAHDIREPEKSQQVRGVLKYHEHPEYDPSTMYNDIMLLQLTSKATLNDYVQTIPLPKSGSDLPTGTKCLIAGWGLIDEDRATNKLFETKVSIYSRRKCVLFYPHLDSGMVCAGSFHQLKDSSQGDSGGPLVCNKVAQGVVSFGYDSPPGVYTRISNYLPWIKKVMKK from the exons ATGCCGCTGCcggccctgctgctcctgctctgctgcccgTGGGCCAGTGCCA GAGCTCTGCGGGATCAGATTGTGGGGGGCCACGAGGCGCGGCCCCACTCCCACCCGTACATGGCGTACCTGAAGATAGCGGGGCTGGGGGCCTGTGGGGGCTTCCTGGTGGCCCCTGACTGGGTGATGTCAGCTGCACACTGCATGGG GAATATCACAGTCATCCTGGGGGCTCACGACATCCGTGAACCAGAAAAAAGCCAGCAGGTCCGGGGAGTCCTCAAGTACCACGAGCACCCCGAATACGACCCCAGCACGATGTACAACGACATCATGCTGCTCCAG CTAACATCCAAGGCCACTCTCAATGACTACGTCCAGACCATCCCGCTGCCCAAGAGCGGCAGTGACCTCCCCACGGGCACCAAGTGCTTGATCGCCGGCTGGGGTCTGATCGATGAGGACAGGGCCACCAACAAGCTCTTTGAGACCAAAGTCTCCATCTACAGCCGCAGGAAATGCGTCCTCTTCTACCCACACCTGGACTCTGGCATGGTCTGTGCAGGCAGCTTCCACCAGCTGAAGGATTCCAGCCAG ggAGATTCTGGTGGGCCCCTGGTGTGTAATAAAGTGGCACAAGGTGTTGTTTCCTTTGGCTATGACTCCCCACCCGGGGTCTACACCCGCATCTCCAACTACCTGCCCTGGATCAAAAAAGTCATGAAGAAGTAG
- the LOC107215422 gene encoding granzyme E-like isoform X1, producing the protein MSLTSVVSWSLVSGYKTLLGAGRDPRRSPTSKGSAEGQKAVMEHLQTLLLSLLLVMCPPASTTPSIADYPWKWKERGGEAKAASRAHPTPYMAYLQGKDKNFCGGFLVAPGWVMTAAQCLVHKPLTVILGAHTLQRREDSWQTFEVKEYHCHPGFTSPKKGNDILLLKLNGNATSNSHVRPISFEKSKVRGGSECSVAGWGHRTADVTLREATVTVIRQRDCLSHYPGLADNLICGRSRSSGVPEKGDAGDPLVCNNKAYGIFSYRHNNWPGFYTHIAPFLPWVNSVMKSA; encoded by the exons ATGAGTCTGACTTCTGTGGTTTCCTGGAGTCTGGTCTCAGGCTATAAAACCTTGCTGGGAGCAGGACGAGACCCCAGACGCAGCCCCACCTCTAAGGGATCCGCTGAAGGCCAGAAGGCTGTGATGGAGCACCTGCAGactctcctgctgtccctcctgctgGTGATGTGTCCCCCAGCCAGCACCA ccccatccaTTGCAGATTATCCCTGGAAgtggaaggagagaggaggagaagccaAGGCAGCCTCCAGGGCACACCCCACCCCCTACATGGCCTACCTGCAGGGGAAGGACAAGAACTTCTGTGGGGGCTTCCTCGTGGCCCCCGGCTGGGTGATGACGGCGGCTCAGTGCCTCGT CCACAAACCTCTGACGGTCATCCTGGGAGCCCACACGCTCCAGAGGAGAGAGGACAGCTGGCAAACCTTCGAGGTCAAGGAGTACCACTGCCACCCGGGTTTTACAAGCCCTAAGAAGGGAAATGACATCCTTTTGCTGAAG CTGAATGGCAATGCCACCAGCAACAGCCACGTCAGGCCCATTTCCTTTGAGAAATCCAAAGTTCGTGGTGGGAGCGAGTGCAGCGTggctggctggggacacaggacagcTGATGTCACCCTGCGTGAGGCCACTGTCACCGTCATCAGACAAAGGGACTGCCTCAGCCACTACCCAGGACTCGCTGACAACTTGATTTGTGGCCGCAGCAGATCCTCTGGGGTACCTGAAAAG GGTGATGCTGGGGATCCGCTGGTCTGCAACAACAAAGCCTACGGCATCTTCTCCTACAGACACAACAACTGGCCTGGCTTCTACACACACATCGCTCCTTTCCTCCCCTGGGTCAACAGCGTCATGAAGTCAGCGTGA
- the LOC107215422 gene encoding granzyme E-like isoform X2: MSLTSVVSWSLVSGYKTLLGAGRDPRRSPTSKGSAEGQKAVMEHLQTLLLSLLLVMCPPASTNYPWKWKERGGEAKAASRAHPTPYMAYLQGKDKNFCGGFLVAPGWVMTAAQCLVHKPLTVILGAHTLQRREDSWQTFEVKEYHCHPGFTSPKKGNDILLLKLNGNATSNSHVRPISFEKSKVRGGSECSVAGWGHRTADVTLREATVTVIRQRDCLSHYPGLADNLICGRSRSSGVPEKGDAGDPLVCNNKAYGIFSYRHNNWPGFYTHIAPFLPWVNSVMKSA, translated from the exons ATGAGTCTGACTTCTGTGGTTTCCTGGAGTCTGGTCTCAGGCTATAAAACCTTGCTGGGAGCAGGACGAGACCCCAGACGCAGCCCCACCTCTAAGGGATCCGCTGAAGGCCAGAAGGCTGTGATGGAGCACCTGCAGactctcctgctgtccctcctgctgGTGATGTGTCCCCCAGCCAGCACCA ATTATCCCTGGAAgtggaaggagagaggaggagaagccaAGGCAGCCTCCAGGGCACACCCCACCCCCTACATGGCCTACCTGCAGGGGAAGGACAAGAACTTCTGTGGGGGCTTCCTCGTGGCCCCCGGCTGGGTGATGACGGCGGCTCAGTGCCTCGT CCACAAACCTCTGACGGTCATCCTGGGAGCCCACACGCTCCAGAGGAGAGAGGACAGCTGGCAAACCTTCGAGGTCAAGGAGTACCACTGCCACCCGGGTTTTACAAGCCCTAAGAAGGGAAATGACATCCTTTTGCTGAAG CTGAATGGCAATGCCACCAGCAACAGCCACGTCAGGCCCATTTCCTTTGAGAAATCCAAAGTTCGTGGTGGGAGCGAGTGCAGCGTggctggctggggacacaggacagcTGATGTCACCCTGCGTGAGGCCACTGTCACCGTCATCAGACAAAGGGACTGCCTCAGCCACTACCCAGGACTCGCTGACAACTTGATTTGTGGCCGCAGCAGATCCTCTGGGGTACCTGAAAAG GGTGATGCTGGGGATCCGCTGGTCTGCAACAACAAAGCCTACGGCATCTTCTCCTACAGACACAACAACTGGCCTGGCTTCTACACACACATCGCTCCTTTCCTCCCCTGGGTCAACAGCGTCATGAAGTCAGCGTGA